The window TTTTGACAAAACATGTGCTCCGGCGCGGCCCAATTTGAAAGCTAAAAGTGGCGAGAGATCTTTGTTAGCTACTCCTCTGACTCCATCTGTTCCAAAAAGCCTAGGTTTCATTTAATTTCCTCCTTCATTTATTGCGAAATTTCGCTAATGACAACATGAATATCGCTCGGCTCTATTTTAATAATTCTGTAAGGCCTAGAGATATCTCCTTGAACTTTGACTGTATGTTCTCCTGCCGTAAGTCCTGTAAGATCGATTTTGAGCTTTACCATGTTCTCATTTACTTTATCAATGATACTATTGGGACCGCTGACTGTCAATATTAATTGAGTCTGTTCTACACTTGCGCTCAAACCGGAAGCAATACCTTCTATAGTAACATTATCGCTATTTAAATTTAATGTTGTTTCACTGAGTTTTTCAATTTCCACAGTAACTTTAGCTGTCCTTACATCCTCGTCAAAGCTTGTAATACCATTAGGAAAAATCAGATCTACATCAAATGTTGTCGTAGAAGTTCTGTCTTGGATATTTATAGGCTCAGTTGTAATTGATTGGACATTAGCAAGCTCCTCTTCACTGCCGGTTACGATAATCGACGGTGGGTCTATCCTGACATCTCTGATGATATATCCCTCCGGTGGATTGCCTTTTATATTCGGGATAATCTGTGTATTTGCCACAGGCACTATTGGAACTGTAACTTCTACTGTTTGAGGAGTAAATGTAATTCTCTTTTGTTCTTTTCCGTTTTTATCTAAAACTTTAAATGGGAAATTGCCTATTATCGGCTTATCTTTGCCTGATACATCTATATATACAACGACCTTATTTACTGCCTCGACAGCACTGCGCGGGCCCTTAACTGTGACATATTGAGGACTAACTTGTGCTGGCCTTGCGGCAAAGCCTTGAGCAGTGGTGCCTGTAACTTCTACTGTAACAGGCCGCTCTTCTTCGATAACAGCTTCTAGTGTTACCAATATTTCTCTCGGGTAAACATCTATTAGTTCTATATTTGGCGGCACGACCACATCAACGCGAATGAGGTTTTCTCCCTCAATCCGTCCTTTCATGTTCATTTCGGCACTGATATCGTCTGATTTCAGATCGGAAACCAGGCTTCTGCGCCCTCTAACTTTAACATTCACCTTAAATTCTGCTGATTCATCCTTTAGGACCAGCTTTTCTTCATCAAGGTTTACTAGCTTAACGGGAACATCTTTTATAATATAAGTTACTTGAGGATTTTGTTCATTCATCACATATAGCCACATTAAAACTGCCAAAATTATCGAGAGGATTTTAATTGCTGTATCATCATCAAATAGTCTTCTATGCATTATTCTTCCTCCACGACGACCATATGGATGGTCTTTTCTCTTTTATTTCGTAAATATCCCTTAGCATGTTTTTAAGTGTTTCTGCATCTAAATAGCGGGTAAGCTTTCCATCTTTTGCCACTGAAATTACTCCTGTTTCTTCTGAGACAACAACTGCTACCGCATCAGTTTCTTCTGTAATGCCTAAAGCGGCTCTATGCCTTGTTCCAAGTTCCTTGCTTAAATTAGGATTTGCCGTAAGCGGAAGATAGCAACTCGCCGCCATTATCCTGTCATTTCTTATTATTACCGCTCCATCATGCAATGGTGTATTGGGAATAAAAATATTTATAAGAAGTTCTGCAGAAACCCGACCTTCTATTTTAACCCCTGTCTCAATGTATTCGTTTAATCCAGTCTGTTTTTCAAGGACAACAAGGGCTCCTATTTGCTCTTTTGAAAGTTCTTCTGCAGCTTCTGCTATACAGTCAAAAAGTTGATTCATTTCATCTTCGGCCAATCCAAATAAGGGTGTTGAAAAAAGTTTACCCCTGCCTAATTGTTCAAGAGCTCTTCTAAGCTCAGGCTGAAATACCACAATAAGCGCTATTACTCCTACTGTCATTGCATTGCGCAAAATCCAATTTATTGTGTAAAGTCCCAGCCATTCGCTAAGTTTTGTAGAAACAACAAGAACCACCAAACCTTTTAAGAGTTGCACGGCCCGAGTGCCTCGAATCAGCTGTATAGCTTCATAAGAGACAAAAGCTACTATAGCTATATCCAGTAAATCTCTTAAACGAAAACCTTTGAAAAGCTCAAGAATCTGTAAAGACATGTTTTCACCCCATTGGCACTCTTTTTATTCCTATGAAAATATTATAGCATTTAATTTTGATTTAGTATATTATAGAAGTCTTCTGCTGGCCCTTTTACGTTTATTGTTTAAATGATATAATACTTTATAGTTATTAAAAATCAATGTTAAAAGGAAAAAGGAGGAGATTTTTTGCAGGATACAAAGAGGAATACTCCTTTTGACATATTAAAGCGCGGGCTATTGTCAGGTCTTGGTGTTACATGGGAACTTTCCAAAATCTTGGTTCCTATTTATTTTATAGTAACGTTCCTTAAGCATACTCCTATTATTAATTGGTTTTCAGATATGTTTGCACCTGTGATGGGTTTTTTCGGCTTGCCCGGGGAGGCGGCAATAGTCCTGGTTATGGGCAATGCCGTAAATATGTACGCAGCTGTGGGTGCCATGGCATCACTTAGTCTTTCTCTTAAAGAAATATCGATTTTAGCTATCATGCTGTCATTTTGCCACAGTCTACCCACCGAAACCGCCCTGGCAAAAAAAATAGGCCTTTCGGGCATAAATGTAATATCAGTCCGGGTGATTCTGGCAGTAATTTCGGGTATTATTTTTAATGTATTGCTGTAAAAAGTATGGAAAGGCGAGTGTATTATGCTCAACATATTAACCGAAGCTATTTTAGGCAGTATAAATTCAGTTAAACAAATAGCCCTTATTGTAATTCCGCTTATGGTAGTAATGGAAATTTTAAAGAGTACAGGTATATTTGATAAAATTGCCGAGGCATTTTCTCCTTTAGTCAATATATATGGAATGAAAAAAGAAGCCGGATTTCCTTTAATTATTGGGATAATAATCGGGCTTTCTTATGGAGCCGGTATCATATTTAGATCGGCAAAGGAAGATCATCTGACAAAACGTGATCTTTACTTGCTCACATATTTCTTGGTCGCCGCTCATGCCGTTTTTGAAGACACTGCAATCTTTATGGCCTTTGGAGTAAATGGCCTTCTTCTTTTTACTACGCGGCTTATTGTAGCTGCACTATTTACATTTTTGGCATCAAAATTTATAAAACCAGATATAGAATTATAATACTTAAAGAATAATACTTAAAGATCGAGGTGTTTTTTGTTTATGGAAAATAATAACTATAAGGTAATTAGTTTGCCTAAACTTAACGGGCTTACTCCCACTTTAGAATCAACTGCTTTAAAGCTGATGGAGGAGGCAGGGGAGCTTGCCCAGGCTATAGGAAAGTTCCGCGGAAAAAGTGGTGAAACCGTCTGGATGGATGAAGAAAAAATCGTTGATAAAATGGCTCAAGAACTTTTAGACGTGGCTCAGGTCGCTGTTTCGATGATGTTTGTTTTAGAGGAAAGTTATGATATAGATCTTGATGAAAAAATAAAAGAACACATTGAAAAACTCAAGTCAAAAGGTTATATAAAATAAAATTAATTCTTATGACTTTCCGTTTTGCAATTCATTAACCAGTGTTGCTAAATTTTCGTAGAATTCTCGATTAGTTTTTGTTTTTCTCAAGCCGTTTATTACTATAGACGCAGCTTCAACATTGTCAACTGAGGCAAGAGCTCTCCTTAAAAGCCATACTGCTTCAAGTTCTTCTTTAGATAGCAATAATTCCTCGCGTCTTGTGCCAGACTTCTTTATATCAATAGCAGGATATATTCTACGTTCTGCCAATTTTCTATCAAGGTGTATCTCCATATTTCCTGTCCCTTTAAATTCTTCATATATTACATCATCCATTCTACTGCCGGTTTCGACTAAAGCCGTAGCTATTATGGTTAAGCTGCCGCCCTCTTCGATATTTCTGGCTGCACCAAAAAACCGCTTAGGCTTGTGGAGCGCGCTTGGGTCAAGACCTCCGGACAAAGTACGGCCCGTTGGTGGCACTACAAGGTTGTTGGCTCTTGCCAGTCGGGTGATGCTATCCATTAAAATTACTACATCCTTGCCACTTTCTACTAAACGCTGTGCTCTCTCTAAAACCATATCTGCAACTCTTAAGTGATTTTCCGGCAGTTCATCAAATGTGGAGCTTACTACTTCTCCATCCACTGACCGTCTTATATCAGTTACTTCTTCAGGTCTTTCGTCAATCAATAGCACTATAAGTTGAATTTCAGGGTAGTTTTTTGCTATGCTTTTTGCTATATTTTTAAGCATCATGGTCTTTCCTGCTTTTGGAGGGGATACTATTAGAGCTCTTTGGCCCTTTCCTATTGGAGCAATCATGTCGATAATTCTTGTAGAAAGTTCCTGAGGATCGTGTTCCAACACAATGCGCGAGTTGGGAAAAATCGGTGTAAGAGAATCGAAATGATAACGGCAGACGGCGTGCTCCGGGTCTAAGCCGTTTACTGCTGAAATTTGCAGAACAGCTCGATATTTTTCCCCCTCTTTGGGAGGTCTTACGTTTCCTGAAATCATATCACCGGTTCTTAGATGAAAGCGGCGGATTTGAGATGGAGACAGATAGATATCCTCATCTGAAGGCAGATAATTCTCAATCCTTAAAAAACCATATCCGTCAGGTAGGATTTCTAAAACCCCTTCAGCCATAGCATTGCCATGCTCATCGGCAGCTTCCATTATTTTAATTATAAGCTCGTGCTTCCGATATTTATAGTAACCGGGAATTTTCTTTTCCTTTGCAATTTCATGTAATTGAGCTATTGTCTTTTTTTCAAGTTCTGTAATAATCAAAACTTCACTCCTTAAAATTTAGTAAAAATGCAACAAAAATTTCAATGTTCAGCCTATATAAAATCGGGCTAAAGAGATAAATATAAGTTAAAGTCAATTTTTAATAAGCAAGGATCATTTTTGATATTTGAACTAAAACAGGAAAATAAATGATGAGTGATAAAGCGCTAGGTTGGAAAGAAATTCCAAATGAAAATTAATTATACATAAGTTAAAAAAGAGCCCTCCATGGGGCTCTTTTTTAAGATACACCGAGGAGGATTTGCCTTTGCTTTAATTATAGCATCTTAGGCAAACTACGTCAACATTGGACGTGTCTCGTTTCTTTCTTGATCTGATAAGTCTGTTACTATCCACAAGTTCAACTTCTACTATATACCTTTATATAGGGTATCGGTATTTTGACCTAGCCATAGGTCATTCTGAAGGCAGTGAAAGATATCACTTATATGCGCAAAAGTCAACAATGTATTCAGGATGAAAATCGCTGTCAGTTTGAACTAAATAACAGCAGATTCTATCTGTTTATGCCAGTTGCTTTTTTACCACTAAGTTTTGACTTTATAATTATCATCGGTCTTTCTTTTGCAATATCTAAATCTTTTTGACTTGCTGCCTTTATTATGTGTTTGCCTCCGCAATTTTTGCATATAAGTTCTATTTTGTCAGTTCCAATATTCGCAGTTACAGCATAACTGCCACATTGGCACTGAATTTTTTTGTTTTCTGCCATATCATGAACATGATTTATCATTTCATACATTATGAATGGATTCGTAAAATAATCGTCAAAACCCATCTCGCGCATTAATGCTTCTACATCCCGACGATGCTTTTCGGCAATTGCCTCTATGTCTTCCCTCGGGCCAACATATCCCAGTTCATTACCGCAACCGGCACAACAGACTCTATACCCTCCGGGCTTATTAAGAGAGGCAAGAGTAAAATTAAATTTACTATATTCTTTGCACTGGTCACAATACATCTTCACAATGATTTCTTTCTTATTCCGATATACAATTAATGATTTTTGTTCATAACCTTGAAACAGGCTTACGGGAACGACATTTATATTGCTGCCTTTGAACAAAGCTATGAAAAATCGTGCATCTATCATTTGCACCACCAAATCAGTAAGATTTATTTACACATTATGATGATTTATCCCTTCTACTTAGTTTTATTCTACATGAAATTAAGAACTCCTTCTTTTGTAAGCAGAGTTTTTTAATTTCTAGCTATTTATTCTTACTATAAGCGGTGCATATTTTTCATCATAAATCTCAACGGTTTCTATAATAACGCTCTGGTGAATCAAGGCTTTTCCATCTACCACAAGATATTTTACACCATTTACTAAAATATCAGTATTTACCGGTCTGTTGGTGTCTTTCTCTTTTACATATAAACTCCCATCTTGAGTAATTTCTATTTTAAGCATTTTCTTTCCTACAACGAATCTCAAAGGAATTCGTGAAATGCATGTAGGATTTGAGTTTTCAACGACTATATAGCCTCTAAAATCGGAACCTTCCTGGGGTATGTTCACAAATAAACGGGGTTTCCATTCATACCCTGCAGGCAGATTTCCGTTAATATCTTGTATATAAACGTTCATTTTATCTGTAAGAATTTGAGTTTTGATTTTAATATTTGCCGATTTATCAGGTATGGAAAAGCCATCTACATACACTACATACTCTCCCGCTTGAGGAGTTTTGATATGTATGCTTTCCTCCATAGAATCGGCTTTTCCGGAAAATGCAATTTCCTTATACAACTCATCAGTATCTTTTTTATACAGATATATATCTATATCGCCCTTTGCTGCGTTTTCGGCGGCTGAATTTATGTACAGATCCATGGTATTTTCAGGCACCTTAAATGCAGG is drawn from Tepidanaerobacter syntrophicus and contains these coding sequences:
- the rho gene encoding transcription termination factor Rho, whose amino-acid sequence is MIITELEKKTIAQLHEIAKEKKIPGYYKYRKHELIIKIMEAADEHGNAMAEGVLEILPDGYGFLRIENYLPSDEDIYLSPSQIRRFHLRTGDMISGNVRPPKEGEKYRAVLQISAVNGLDPEHAVCRYHFDSLTPIFPNSRIVLEHDPQELSTRIIDMIAPIGKGQRALIVSPPKAGKTMMLKNIAKSIAKNYPEIQLIVLLIDERPEEVTDIRRSVDGEVVSSTFDELPENHLRVADMVLERAQRLVESGKDVVILMDSITRLARANNLVVPPTGRTLSGGLDPSALHKPKRFFGAARNIEEGGSLTIIATALVETGSRMDDVIYEEFKGTGNMEIHLDRKLAERRIYPAIDIKKSGTRREELLLSKEELEAVWLLRRALASVDNVEAASIVINGLRKTKTNREFYENLATLVNELQNGKS
- the cdaA gene encoding diadenylate cyclase CdaA, whose product is MSLQILELFKGFRLRDLLDIAIVAFVSYEAIQLIRGTRAVQLLKGLVVLVVSTKLSEWLGLYTINWILRNAMTVGVIALIVVFQPELRRALEQLGRGKLFSTPLFGLAEDEMNQLFDCIAEAAEELSKEQIGALVVLEKQTGLNEYIETGVKIEGRVSAELLINIFIPNTPLHDGAVIIRNDRIMAASCYLPLTANPNLSKELGTRHRAALGITEETDAVAVVVSEETGVISVAKDGKLTRYLDAETLKNMLRDIYEIKEKRPSIWSSWRKNNA
- a CDS encoding YbbR-like domain-containing protein, which produces MHRRLFDDDTAIKILSIILAVLMWLYVMNEQNPQVTYIIKDVPVKLVNLDEEKLVLKDESAEFKVNVKVRGRRSLVSDLKSDDISAEMNMKGRIEGENLIRVDVVVPPNIELIDVYPREILVTLEAVIEEERPVTVEVTGTTAQGFAARPAQVSPQYVTVKGPRSAVEAVNKVVVYIDVSGKDKPIIGNFPFKVLDKNGKEQKRITFTPQTVEVTVPIVPVANTQIIPNIKGNPPEGYIIRDVRIDPPSIIVTGSEEELANVQSITTEPINIQDRTSTTTFDVDLIFPNGITSFDEDVRTAKVTVEIEKLSETTLNLNSDNVTIEGIASGLSASVEQTQLILTVSGPNSIIDKVNENMVKLKIDLTGLTAGEHTVKVQGDISRPYRIIKIEPSDIHVVISEISQ
- a CDS encoding nucleoside recognition domain-containing protein, whose translation is MQDTKRNTPFDILKRGLLSGLGVTWELSKILVPIYFIVTFLKHTPIINWFSDMFAPVMGFFGLPGEAAIVLVMGNAVNMYAAVGAMASLSLSLKEISILAIMLSFCHSLPTETALAKKIGLSGINVISVRVILAVISGIIFNVLL
- a CDS encoding nucleoside recognition domain-containing protein translates to MLNILTEAILGSINSVKQIALIVIPLMVVMEILKSTGIFDKIAEAFSPLVNIYGMKKEAGFPLIIGIIIGLSYGAGIIFRSAKEDHLTKRDLYLLTYFLVAAHAVFEDTAIFMAFGVNGLLLFTTRLIVAALFTFLASKFIKPDIEL
- a CDS encoding MazG-like family protein, translating into MENNNYKVISLPKLNGLTPTLESTALKLMEEAGELAQAIGKFRGKSGETVWMDEEKIVDKMAQELLDVAQVAVSMMFVLEESYDIDLDEKIKEHIEKLKSKGYIK